Proteins encoded by one window of Nisaea sediminum:
- a CDS encoding DctP family TRAP transporter solute-binding subunit, translating to MKKFVAAALAAAALIAPGVAYANCDDGEVVIKFSHVTNTDKHPKGIAASLLAERVNTEMNGKACMEVFPNSTLYNDNKVLEAMLQGDVQLAAPSLSKFEKFTKQFRIFDLPFMFKNVAAVDAYQSSDAGQKMLDSMQRRGLQGLAYWHNGMKQMSANKPLLMPADANGLKFRVQSSDVLVAQMEAIGGTPQKMAFSEVYGALQQGVVDGQENTWSNIFGKKFFEVQDGITETNHGIIDYLLVTSVDWLDSLKPDVREQFLKIVAEVTDARNKESTAVNEAAKQSVIKAGGTVRTLTADQRAAWVEVMKPVWAKFEKDVGSDNIAAAQAANSLTN from the coding sequence ATGAAGAAGTTCGTCGCCGCCGCCCTGGCGGCCGCCGCCCTTATTGCGCCCGGCGTTGCCTACGCCAACTGCGATGACGGCGAAGTGGTCATCAAGTTCAGCCACGTCACCAATACCGACAAGCACCCGAAAGGGATCGCCGCGTCCCTGCTCGCCGAGCGGGTCAACACGGAGATGAACGGCAAGGCCTGCATGGAGGTCTTCCCGAACTCGACGCTCTACAACGACAACAAGGTCCTCGAGGCCATGCTGCAGGGCGACGTTCAGCTCGCTGCCCCGTCGCTCTCCAAGTTCGAGAAGTTCACCAAGCAGTTCCGCATCTTCGACCTGCCGTTCATGTTCAAGAACGTCGCCGCCGTCGATGCCTACCAGAGCTCCGATGCCGGCCAGAAGATGCTCGACAGCATGCAGCGCCGCGGCCTGCAGGGCCTCGCCTACTGGCACAACGGCATGAAGCAGATGTCTGCCAACAAGCCGCTGCTGATGCCGGCCGACGCCAACGGCCTTAAGTTCCGCGTCCAGTCGTCCGACGTTCTCGTCGCGCAGATGGAAGCGATCGGCGGCACGCCGCAGAAAATGGCCTTCTCCGAGGTCTATGGCGCACTCCAGCAGGGCGTCGTCGACGGTCAGGAAAACACCTGGTCCAACATCTTCGGCAAGAAGTTCTTCGAAGTGCAGGACGGCATCACGGAAACCAACCACGGCATCATCGACTATCTGCTGGTCACTTCCGTCGACTGGCTCGACAGCCTGAAGCCGGACGTGCGCGAGCAGTTCCTGAAGATCGTCGCCGAGGTCACCGACGCGCGGAACAAGGAATCCACCGCGGTCAACGAAGCAGCCAAGCAGTCCGTGATCAAGGCCGGCGGCACCGTCCGCACCCTGACCGCCGACCAGCGCGCCGCCTGGGTCGAGGTGATGAAGCCGGTCTGGGCCAAATTCGAGAAAGATGTCGGCTCCGACAACATCGCCGCCGCGCAGGCCGCGAACAGCCTGACCAACTAA
- a CDS encoding TRAP transporter small permease, with the protein MTNKILSDRIEELTTAAILGAMTLITFANVIARYVFDSGILWALEVTVFLFGWLVLLGAAYAVKTRSHLGVDVLTNGFAPGTRRVVALVAAAVCIFYAFLLFKGAWDYWANFANLPATEGRWFPLGFETDFREKGWYETEDTPMPEFFGIRPLDWLQDVFNAGERYEKIPRLVPYFILPLATGLLLIRFVMAGIAIWRGRMDGLIASHEAEEAVEEAAEKLKDC; encoded by the coding sequence ATGACCAACAAGATTCTCTCGGACCGTATCGAGGAGCTGACGACCGCAGCGATCCTCGGTGCGATGACCCTGATCACCTTCGCCAACGTGATTGCGCGCTACGTCTTCGACAGCGGCATCCTCTGGGCGCTCGAGGTCACGGTTTTCCTTTTCGGCTGGCTGGTCCTGCTCGGCGCCGCCTATGCCGTCAAGACCCGGTCCCATCTCGGCGTCGACGTGCTGACCAACGGCTTCGCCCCCGGCACGCGCCGGGTCGTCGCGCTGGTTGCCGCCGCGGTCTGCATCTTCTACGCGTTCCTGCTGTTCAAGGGCGCCTGGGACTACTGGGCCAATTTCGCGAATCTCCCCGCGACCGAGGGACGCTGGTTCCCGCTCGGCTTCGAAACGGATTTTCGGGAAAAGGGCTGGTATGAGACCGAGGATACGCCGATGCCGGAATTCTTCGGCATCCGTCCGCTCGACTGGCTGCAGGACGTCTTCAATGCGGGCGAGCGCTACGAGAAGATCCCGCGGCTCGTTCCCTATTTCATTCTCCCCCTCGCGACCGGACTTCTGCTGATCCGTTTCGTCATGGCCGGCATCGCCATCTGGCGCGGTCGGATGGACGGGTTGATTGCCAGTCACGAGGCCGAGGAAGCGGTCGAAGAAGCCGCTGAAAAACTGAAGGATTGCTGA
- a CDS encoding TRAP transporter large permease: MEVALLFLAIVALLLIGVPIAVALGLSSILFLLAFSDSSLASIAQTLFSAFEGHYTLLAIPFFILASSFMSTGGVARRIIRFSIACVGHFPGGLAIAGVFACMMFAALSGSSPATVVAIGTIVIAGMRQVGYTKEFAAGVICNAGTLGILIPPSIVMVVYAAAVEVSVGRMFLAGVLPGLLAGLSLMVAIYFMARWKNLPKGEWAGWREIYESAKDASWGLLLIVIIMGGIYGGIFTPTEAAAVAAVYAWIIATFVYRDMGPLATEGDAANVPLYRRPSALLTAFYHPDTRKTLFEAGKLTVTLLFVIANALILKHVLTDEQIPQKITEAMLAYGFGPVMFLVAVNVILLIGGQFMEPSGLLVIVAPLVFPIAMELGIDPIHLGIIMVVNMEIGMITPPVGLNLFVTSGVAGMPMMSVVKAALPFLAVLFAFLIVITYVPWISTVLPNAVMGPELVTK; the protein is encoded by the coding sequence ATGGAAGTCGCCCTTCTCTTCCTTGCCATCGTCGCCCTGCTGCTGATCGGCGTGCCGATCGCAGTCGCGCTCGGCCTCTCGTCGATCCTCTTCCTGCTGGCCTTCTCGGACTCCTCGCTGGCGTCGATCGCGCAGACCCTGTTCAGCGCATTCGAAGGCCACTACACGCTGCTGGCGATCCCCTTCTTCATCCTCGCCTCCTCCTTCATGTCGACGGGCGGGGTGGCGCGACGGATCATCCGCTTCTCGATCGCCTGCGTCGGACACTTCCCGGGCGGCCTCGCCATCGCCGGCGTGTTCGCCTGCATGATGTTCGCGGCGCTCTCCGGCTCATCGCCCGCGACCGTGGTGGCCATCGGCACCATCGTGATCGCCGGCATGCGGCAGGTCGGCTACACCAAGGAATTCGCCGCAGGCGTGATCTGCAACGCCGGCACGCTCGGCATCCTGATCCCGCCCTCGATCGTCATGGTGGTCTATGCCGCCGCCGTCGAGGTTTCGGTCGGCCGCATGTTCCTTGCCGGAGTGCTGCCGGGTCTGCTCGCCGGTCTTTCGCTCATGGTCGCGATCTACTTCATGGCTCGGTGGAAGAACCTGCCGAAAGGGGAGTGGGCCGGATGGCGCGAAATCTACGAGAGCGCGAAGGACGCCTCCTGGGGCCTGCTGCTGATCGTGATCATCATGGGCGGCATCTACGGCGGTATCTTCACGCCAACGGAAGCCGCAGCGGTGGCGGCCGTCTATGCCTGGATCATCGCGACCTTCGTCTATCGTGACATGGGCCCGCTGGCGACAGAAGGCGATGCGGCGAACGTCCCGCTCTACCGTCGTCCAAGCGCGCTGCTAACCGCATTCTATCACCCGGACACGCGAAAGACCCTGTTCGAGGCGGGCAAACTCACGGTCACCCTGCTCTTCGTCATCGCAAACGCGCTGATCCTGAAGCACGTGCTGACCGACGAGCAGATCCCGCAGAAGATCACAGAGGCGATGCTCGCCTACGGCTTCGGCCCGGTCATGTTCCTCGTTGCGGTGAACGTGATCCTGCTGATCGGCGGCCAGTTCATGGAACCGTCGGGGCTGCTGGTCATCGTCGCCCCGCTGGTCTTCCCGATCGCCATGGAGCTCGGCATCGACCCGATCCATCTCGGCATCATCATGGTGGTCAACATGGAAATCGGCATGATCACGCCGCCGGTCGGTCTCAACCTGTTCGTGACCTCCGGGGTCGCCGGCATGCCGATGATGTCGGTGGTAAAGGCGGCCCTACCGTTCCTGGCAGTGCTGTTCGCCTTCCTGATCGTGATCACCTACGTACCGTGGATCTCAACGGTGCTGCCGAACGCGGTGATGGGGCCGGAGCTGGTGACGAAATAG
- the pseB gene encoding UDP-N-acetylglucosamine 4,6-dehydratase (inverting) → MSYTAFNFDKNLIDLDGKTVLVTGGTGSFGKEFIRTALANNEMRRCIVFSRDEQKHYDMAQEFPPLPGKPIRYFIGDVRDVDRLELAMRGVDYVVHAAAMKHVPAAEYNPFECVQTNIHGAENVVKAALRSGVKKVIALSTDKAANPINLYGATKLASDKIFVAANNIAGHDGCHFSVVRYGNVIGSRGSVIPFFRKLMNEGATDLPITDERMTRFWITLQQGVNFVLSSLQMMKGREIFVPKIPSMKIVDVAKTMAPDLPLRNVGIRPGEKLHEVMISEDDSRTTVELEDRYVILPANSDRVMKEYIDGGAKMVVPDFRYASDTNTAWLSGEDLTKVMETL, encoded by the coding sequence ATGAGCTACACGGCGTTCAATTTCGACAAGAACCTGATCGACCTCGACGGCAAGACGGTCCTCGTGACCGGCGGGACCGGGTCCTTCGGCAAGGAGTTCATCCGCACCGCGCTGGCCAACAACGAGATGCGCCGCTGCATCGTCTTTTCCCGGGATGAGCAGAAACACTATGACATGGCGCAGGAGTTTCCGCCGCTTCCGGGCAAGCCGATCCGCTATTTCATCGGCGACGTGCGCGACGTCGACCGGCTCGAGTTGGCGATGCGCGGGGTCGATTACGTGGTTCACGCGGCGGCGATGAAGCATGTGCCGGCGGCGGAATACAATCCCTTCGAATGCGTGCAGACCAACATCCACGGCGCCGAGAATGTCGTGAAAGCGGCGTTGCGGAGCGGCGTGAAGAAGGTCATCGCGCTTTCGACCGACAAGGCCGCCAATCCGATCAATCTCTACGGGGCGACCAAACTCGCGTCGGACAAGATCTTCGTCGCCGCGAACAACATCGCCGGCCATGACGGCTGCCATTTCTCGGTCGTGCGCTACGGCAATGTGATCGGCTCGCGGGGGAGCGTGATCCCCTTCTTCCGCAAGCTGATGAACGAGGGTGCGACGGATCTGCCGATCACCGACGAGCGCATGACCCGGTTCTGGATCACGCTGCAGCAGGGGGTGAATTTCGTTCTTTCCAGCTTGCAGATGATGAAGGGGAGGGAGATCTTCGTGCCGAAGATCCCGAGCATGAAGATCGTCGATGTCGCCAAGACGATGGCACCGGATCTGCCGCTCCGGAATGTCGGTATCCGCCCGGGCGAGAAGCTGCACGAAGTGATGATCTCGGAAGACGATTCCCGGACCACGGTGGAGCTCGAAGACCGCTACGTGATCCTGCCCGCGAACAGCGACCGGGTCATGAAGGAGTATATCGATGGCGGTGCGAAGATGGTCGTTCCGGATTTCCGCTATGCGAGCGATACCAACACCGCCTGGCTGAGCGGTGAAGATCTCACGAAGGTGATGGAGACCCTCTAA
- the pseC gene encoding UDP-4-amino-4,6-dideoxy-N-acetyl-beta-L-altrosamine transaminase — protein MKDTAPPKSFLPYGRQQIDAEDEQAVLEVLRGDFLTTGPTVDTYEKAFAERVGAKHAVACSSGTAGLHMAAIALGLDFGDVVVVPSVTFLATANAVRYVNADVLFADVDPETGLMSAEHVARAIAGLSEGTVKAIFPVHLTGHTVDIAGLRKVFPHLAMVEDACHALGGEYDVGQGMVPVGSCPLGGITMFSTHPVKTIATGEGGVLTTNSDVLANRLGWARNHGMVREPERFQNQAMGFEAGNPAPWYYEMHLPGYNYRLSDVNAALGLSQLKKLDAFVAKRRALRERYAERVAALGPHVKMQRVAGGCNPAWHLAVTLIDFDALGTTRTEVMNALRERGVGTQVHYIPLHRQPYYARRYGPLNLPGADAYYARCLSLPLFPAMAESDVDRVVDELASVLKL, from the coding sequence ATGAAAGACACGGCCCCGCCCAAGAGTTTTCTTCCCTATGGCCGTCAGCAGATCGATGCCGAAGACGAGCAGGCCGTGCTCGAGGTGCTGCGTGGGGACTTCCTGACCACCGGGCCGACCGTCGATACCTATGAGAAGGCATTTGCCGAACGTGTCGGTGCGAAACATGCGGTCGCCTGCTCGAGCGGCACCGCCGGACTGCACATGGCGGCCATCGCGCTCGGGCTCGATTTCGGCGATGTCGTCGTTGTGCCGAGCGTCACCTTCCTCGCGACCGCCAACGCGGTCCGGTACGTAAATGCCGACGTGCTCTTCGCGGATGTCGACCCGGAGACCGGGCTGATGAGTGCGGAACATGTGGCGCGCGCCATCGCGGGCCTGAGCGAAGGGACGGTGAAAGCGATATTCCCGGTCCACCTGACGGGGCACACCGTGGACATCGCCGGGCTCCGCAAGGTGTTTCCGCACCTCGCGATGGTCGAGGATGCCTGTCATGCCCTTGGGGGCGAGTACGATGTCGGGCAGGGCATGGTGCCGGTCGGATCCTGTCCGCTCGGCGGCATCACCATGTTCTCGACCCATCCGGTGAAGACAATCGCGACCGGCGAGGGCGGCGTGCTGACGACGAACAGCGACGTTCTCGCCAACCGCCTCGGCTGGGCGCGGAACCACGGTATGGTGCGAGAGCCGGAGCGGTTCCAGAATCAGGCCATGGGCTTCGAAGCCGGCAACCCGGCACCCTGGTATTACGAGATGCATCTGCCGGGCTACAATTACCGCCTGTCGGACGTGAACGCGGCACTCGGCCTCAGCCAGCTGAAGAAGCTTGATGCTTTCGTCGCCAAGCGGCGTGCGCTGCGCGAGCGCTATGCGGAACGCGTCGCCGCACTGGGGCCGCATGTGAAGATGCAGCGTGTCGCCGGAGGCTGCAATCCGGCCTGGCATCTGGCCGTGACGCTGATCGATTTCGACGCGCTCGGAACAACGCGCACGGAAGTGATGAATGCTCTCAGGGAACGCGGCGTCGGTACCCAGGTACACTACATTCCGCTACATCGTCAGCCTTACTACGCCCGGCGATACGGTCCATTGAACCTGCCCGGGGCCGATGCCTATTACGCCCGCTGTCTCAGTCTGCCACTGTTCCCGGCGATGGCGGAAAGCGACGTCGACAGGGTGGTCGATGAACTCGCTTCCGTGCTCAAGCTGTGA
- a CDS encoding HlyD family type I secretion periplasmic adaptor subunit translates to MSNAANDLNDAFELSEAENPKAWRPVVWAGFMVLLLFFGGFGLWAALAPLGSGAIAQGQLQVSSNQKTVQHLEGGIIEAINVRDGDVVREGDILIRLDDTRVSVEFELLRKQYLTHLGTKARLEAERDDLAEVNFPQELVAAASDPDVQEVIAGQQRLFANRISARDSQFSLLKRRIQKTREEITALLAQQRADARQYELIQEEISDVRVLYEKGLERKPRLLALERTAVQLEGSIGNRKALIARAEQTIAETEFQLLNTQERFKTEVETSLREVQDQLIDLKDRLKGARDALDRTRIRAPQSGRVYGLRFFTVGGVIGPGEPILGIVPQGDTLVVKARIDPADIDVVEVGALASVRLTSFSQRTTQPIDGKLLTVSADIVQPERGAPYYEARVELDRDSLAKQPELELVQGMPATVIISTGDQTLLEYLLAPLVRSFELGLREN, encoded by the coding sequence ATGTCGAATGCGGCCAACGACCTGAACGATGCCTTCGAGCTTTCGGAAGCTGAAAATCCGAAAGCCTGGCGTCCGGTCGTCTGGGCCGGGTTCATGGTCCTGTTGCTGTTCTTCGGAGGATTCGGGCTTTGGGCGGCGCTGGCGCCGCTGGGCAGCGGCGCGATCGCCCAGGGACAGCTGCAGGTCTCGAGCAATCAAAAGACCGTGCAGCACCTCGAGGGTGGCATTATCGAGGCGATCAATGTCAGGGATGGCGACGTTGTCCGCGAAGGCGACATCCTGATCCGGCTCGATGATACCCGTGTCTCGGTCGAGTTCGAGCTGCTCCGCAAGCAGTATCTGACGCATCTCGGCACCAAGGCGCGCCTCGAGGCGGAGCGGGACGATTTGGCCGAGGTCAACTTTCCCCAGGAACTGGTCGCGGCGGCATCCGATCCTGACGTTCAGGAAGTGATCGCCGGGCAGCAACGGCTTTTCGCCAACCGAATCAGCGCGCGGGACAGCCAGTTCAGCCTGTTGAAACGGCGCATCCAGAAAACCCGCGAAGAGATCACCGCGCTTCTGGCCCAGCAGCGCGCGGATGCGCGGCAGTACGAGCTGATCCAGGAAGAGATCTCGGATGTCCGGGTGCTTTACGAGAAGGGGCTGGAGCGCAAGCCGCGCCTGCTTGCGCTGGAGCGTACCGCGGTCCAGCTCGAAGGCAGCATCGGCAACCGCAAGGCGCTGATCGCCCGGGCGGAGCAGACCATCGCCGAGACCGAGTTCCAGCTTCTGAACACCCAGGAGCGGTTCAAGACCGAGGTGGAGACCAGCCTACGCGAGGTTCAGGATCAACTGATCGATCTGAAGGACCGCCTCAAGGGCGCGCGTGACGCGCTTGACAGAACCCGGATCCGGGCGCCGCAGAGTGGACGGGTCTACGGTCTGCGGTTCTTCACGGTGGGCGGTGTCATCGGTCCGGGCGAGCCGATCTTGGGGATCGTTCCGCAGGGCGACACTCTGGTCGTCAAGGCGCGCATCGATCCGGCGGATATTGACGTCGTCGAGGTGGGGGCCTTGGCCAGTGTGCGTCTGACGTCGTTCAGCCAGCGCACCACCCAGCCGATCGACGGCAAGCTGCTTACCGTTTCGGCCGATATCGTTCAACCCGAGCGGGGCGCCCCCTATTACGAGGCGCGAGTGGAACTTGACCGGGATAGCCTCGCCAAGCAGCCGGAGCTTGAGCTTGTGCAGGGCATGCCGGCGACTGTAATCATCTCGACAGGGGATCAGACCCTGCTCGAATATCTGCTCGCGCCGCTGGTTCGCAGCTTCGAGCTCGGATTGAGGGAAAATTGA
- a CDS encoding type I secretion system permease/ATPase yields the protein MAGADQPVTVNRLMRACYTALFSAGVFSFAVNLLMLTLPVFMFQVFDRVLASRSEATLFLLLGIAGFALAIQATLDTIRAYAFVRISGWIDRRIGPLLLSSIITDALDRGSQPNSNPLRSLSTLRMFLTGPGMLTMLDVPWVPVFLALILWINPAMGLAAAIGAIVMFTLGVINDRMTRPALNAAQEFSSKAYSAAESAVRNAAVVESMGMRRNIMGRWHRENEQVLSLQGRASDRAAILAAISKSARMLLQMVIMTVAVLQIINPEVDMTPGMMIACSLILGRALQPVEMAIGQARHLVEALSAYRTIETALVNAQSGMRRMELPAPKGHLVLEGVGYQPRGAPRPILQRISLEVKPGEALGVVGPSAAGKSTLARLIVGVEKPHVGHVRLDGADIYNWSTESLGKHIGYMPQDIELFSGTIAENIARLDAEPDPEQVIAAAKLAGLHDLILQLPNGYDTDIGNSGALLSGGQRQRVALARALYGEPSLVVLDEPNSNLDSKGDEALVKALNELKERGATIIMITHRVQALANMDKLLVLQEGMINKYGSRDEVLASAGMGPTSMPPPQARPSGKPDEAEPQGGRPGADRRRMTPPERAEPVEQRVGPSPSRKGIPGVPAANLPPPPSMPSGMPSARRARSNEGMPPTLQPGTGHGVRPKLGQGSAQAMEILARRGPAQGPAPAHGDEGAGPMVRPPKLVETVRMHPPPHAIPVRPAPKPANNSTPEPQAPAETVKPSRGPISVAPPPNIRPAAALNIEDIQSISGRPRAKQ from the coding sequence ATGGCAGGGGCGGATCAGCCCGTAACCGTCAACCGGTTGATGCGAGCCTGCTACACGGCGCTGTTCTCCGCCGGCGTGTTCAGCTTTGCCGTCAATCTGCTGATGCTGACCTTGCCGGTCTTCATGTTCCAGGTTTTCGACCGGGTGCTGGCAAGCCGCAGCGAAGCGACGCTGTTCCTGCTGCTCGGGATTGCCGGTTTCGCGCTTGCGATCCAGGCCACGCTCGACACCATCCGGGCCTATGCCTTCGTTCGCATCAGCGGCTGGATCGACCGTCGCATTGGTCCGCTCCTGCTTTCTTCCATCATAACCGACGCGCTTGACCGCGGCAGCCAGCCGAACAGCAATCCGCTTCGATCGCTGAGTACCTTGCGCATGTTTCTTACCGGGCCCGGCATGCTGACCATGCTGGACGTGCCGTGGGTCCCGGTCTTTCTCGCGCTGATTCTCTGGATCAACCCGGCCATGGGACTTGCCGCGGCGATCGGTGCGATCGTCATGTTCACGCTCGGGGTTATCAACGACCGGATGACGCGACCGGCGCTGAACGCGGCGCAGGAATTTTCCTCCAAGGCCTACTCTGCCGCCGAATCCGCTGTTCGCAATGCCGCTGTCGTCGAGAGCATGGGCATGCGGCGCAACATCATGGGGCGCTGGCACCGCGAGAACGAGCAGGTCCTCAGCCTGCAGGGGCGGGCGAGCGACCGGGCCGCGATCCTTGCCGCCATCTCGAAATCCGCCCGCATGCTCCTGCAGATGGTGATCATGACGGTGGCCGTGTTGCAGATCATCAACCCGGAAGTCGACATGACACCGGGCATGATGATCGCCTGTTCGCTGATCCTCGGCCGGGCGCTGCAGCCGGTCGAAATGGCGATCGGGCAGGCGCGCCATCTGGTCGAGGCGCTCTCTGCCTATCGCACCATCGAAACGGCGCTGGTCAATGCCCAGTCCGGCATGCGGCGGATGGAGCTGCCCGCGCCGAAGGGCCATCTGGTGCTCGAGGGCGTCGGATATCAGCCGCGCGGGGCACCGCGACCGATCCTTCAGCGCATCAGTCTCGAGGTGAAACCGGGCGAAGCGCTTGGCGTCGTCGGACCGTCGGCGGCCGGAAAGTCGACCCTGGCGCGTCTGATCGTCGGGGTCGAGAAACCGCATGTCGGGCATGTACGCCTCGACGGTGCCGATATCTACAACTGGAGCACCGAGAGCCTCGGCAAGCACATCGGATATATGCCGCAGGACATCGAGTTGTTCAGCGGAACCATTGCCGAGAATATCGCGCGGCTGGATGCCGAACCGGATCCCGAGCAGGTGATCGCGGCCGCCAAGCTGGCTGGCCTGCACGACCTGATCCTGCAGCTCCCGAACGGTTACGATACGGATATCGGCAATTCCGGAGCATTGCTCTCCGGCGGTCAGCGTCAACGGGTCGCCTTGGCACGGGCGCTTTATGGCGAGCCGTCGCTGGTGGTTCTGGACGAGCCGAACTCGAACCTGGATTCCAAGGGCGACGAAGCGCTGGTGAAGGCGCTGAACGAGCTCAAGGAACGCGGGGCGACCATCATCATGATCACCCACCGGGTGCAGGCGCTTGCCAACATGGACAAGCTGCTCGTGCTGCAGGAGGGCATGATCAACAAATACGGTTCACGCGACGAGGTGCTGGCCAGTGCGGGGATGGGGCCGACATCGATGCCGCCGCCGCAGGCCAGGCCGTCCGGGAAACCGGACGAAGCCGAGCCGCAAGGCGGCCGGCCTGGGGCCGACCGCCGTCGCATGACGCCACCGGAACGGGCTGAGCCCGTCGAGCAAAGGGTCGGGCCAAGCCCTTCCCGCAAGGGGATTCCGGGCGTGCCGGCCGCAAATCTTCCCCCACCGCCGAGCATGCCATCCGGCATGCCGTCTGCGCGCCGGGCCCGGTCGAACGAAGGTATGCCGCCGACGCTGCAGCCCGGAACCGGGCATGGCGTACGTCCGAAGCTGGGTCAGGGATCTGCCCAGGCGATGGAAATCCTCGCCCGCCGGGGCCCGGCCCAGGGGCCCGCTCCGGCGCACGGAGATGAAGGCGCCGGTCCGATGGTGCGACCGCCGAAACTGGTGGAGACGGTGCGCATGCATCCGCCGCCGCACGCCATTCCGGTCCGGCCGGCTCCGAAACCCGCAAACAATTCGACGCCGGAGCCTCAGGCTCCGGCCGAGACGGTCAAGCCGTCCCGGGGACCGATATCCGTTGCGCCGCCGCCCAATATCCGTCCGGCCGCGGCGCTCAATATAGAGGATATTCAGTCCATCTCCGGGCGCCCGCGCGCCAAGCAGTAA
- a CDS encoding sulfotransferase, whose amino-acid sequence MLFKLFENLFSHPDTTSPLLIGATGGSGTRALHGALKEAGFFVGERLNHAGDAMDFEPFLDANINPVLRETRSLDYSLDDLSDGVRSAAIRDFRAALKQYTRELPRNASNWGWKNPRSMYVLPIVADACPGMRFLHLVRDGRDMALSDNQNQPNKHYDALFGETYSGESPENAIRLWATANMQVADWGERILGKRYARIRFEDLCAAPRATLMEALIASGLEGDLAGQVGSAAEAVIRIPESVGRWNRLPDREKGSLSEIGSKALTRFGYAT is encoded by the coding sequence GTGCTTTTCAAGCTGTTCGAGAACCTGTTTTCCCACCCGGACACGACCAGTCCGCTGCTGATCGGAGCCACCGGCGGCTCCGGGACCCGGGCCCTGCACGGCGCCCTCAAAGAAGCAGGCTTCTTCGTCGGAGAGCGGCTGAACCATGCCGGCGACGCGATGGATTTCGAACCGTTCCTCGATGCCAACATCAATCCGGTCCTGCGCGAAACCCGGTCTCTCGACTACAGTCTCGATGACCTGAGCGACGGTGTGCGCTCAGCGGCGATCAGAGATTTTCGCGCCGCTCTCAAGCAGTACACGCGCGAACTGCCGCGGAATGCGTCGAACTGGGGTTGGAAGAATCCTCGCAGCATGTACGTTCTGCCGATCGTAGCAGACGCCTGCCCAGGCATGCGTTTCCTGCATCTTGTCCGGGACGGCCGCGACATGGCACTGAGCGACAATCAGAACCAGCCGAACAAGCATTACGACGCCCTCTTCGGTGAAACCTATAGCGGCGAGAGCCCCGAAAACGCGATCCGCCTCTGGGCGACCGCCAACATGCAGGTCGCGGACTGGGGCGAGCGCATTCTCGGGAAGCGCTACGCGCGAATTCGGTTCGAAGATCTCTGCGCGGCACCGCGCGCAACCCTGATGGAAGCTCTCATCGCCAGCGGTTTGGAGGGGGACCTTGCCGGCCAGGTCGGATCGGCCGCCGAAGCGGTGATCCGGATACCGGAGTCCGTCGGCCGCTGGAATCGGCTTCCCGATCGAGAGAAGGGCAGCCTCAGCGAAATCGGCTCCAAAGCGCTGACACGCTTCGGCTACGCGACGTGA